Part of the Ctenopharyngodon idella isolate HZGC_01 chromosome 24, HZGC01, whole genome shotgun sequence genome, GTCATTGTATACTGCTACAGCAAAGTCCTTATGTCCATGAGGAAGGTAGGCGACTCTTTCTTAGTTCTTACTTagtcaatgactcattcattgaggctgcatccgaaatcgcatactatatagtaggcaaaaaacagtatgtgacaaaagaagtatgtccgaattcacagtactcttaaaagagtaggcaaaaagtatccggatgacctactactgcCAATATTCTTAAGTGTGtgtatgatggacactttactatcccatgaggccagtcacatgacagtgacaacatggcgaatgtagtacgtctggaatacattcatactacacacattcattactacagtagtcaacatttgaagtggatcaaaaaagttaattaaagttgtcctaagcactaagttgtcctaaaaagaaggttttgatccacaatgttgactactgtataaaGAATGTATGTACTTTTTTTAGCGGTGGCGAAGTAATACTtactcaaaataagtacctgtgcgatttcagatgcagctaaagtcttcacttgtttcattactgggtGAATCAGTTTTTTTGACAATCTCTTTAaatagctgtgttttgaaatcaaatacttctctactatatagtacacGAAAAACAGTAGCCTAtgcgaacagagtagtatgtccaaattcatagtaatcgaaaaacagtaggcgaaaagaaCCTGGATGACCTgctacttccggtgagattctgaagtgcgcatatgATGGACaatttactatcccatgaggccacgggagaggatttgtgaatggagttgaaggACGCTgataggtcatgtgacagtaataacatggcggatgtagtacgtccgaattcattcatactacacgcattcGTACTATATATAGAACGTACATTTTCAACGGTCGTGTATTAATTAATTCAAAGattatagtttggatataaactGTCTACAGTTACATCATTACATCATttcaccagtaggtggcgacaagggATTATTCccttgttgccacctactggtgaaatgatgtaattgatacaatctttatttgaagcatcaagctacctactttcaaaaggtgattcaCTCTATTTTTATTGCTACTGTAGACAtagtttatatccgaactataatcTTTTGTCGCAGTACTTCTGTGATTTTGAATTTGCAACACAGAATTAATGatgatactgtgtgtggttaaaAAGACAGTTTGTGATTGTGAAGCTGGTTCATATCTATAGGCCTATATGACAAGCTCTTTCTGGCTTAGCGGCAGCGCCGACGCAAATttgaatgttcgctgtgataattgtcaaaggtttaaagggttagttcacccaaaaatgaaaatttatgtcattaattactcaccctcatgtcgttccaaacccgtaagaccttcgttcatcttcagaacacaagatatttttgatgaaatttgagaggtttatgactcgtccatagacagcaatataatcaacacttttcaaggttttgtccatcaagataatctttacaagttaacacaacatttgtacattttgaagcctaaacaaagtcgtcagatataaaaagctaacagtaggctataaacggactacagcacaccatggtcgcggatcaatgTCACCACCAcgaagcttcctcaaactttatttaaaaaacaactttatttaaaaacatgctcgctgattatgatctgcgctgtgtatgaatacttatccattttttatgagaaatgctgtccaaatgtcctgtcatcattgtcatgatgacgtctaaagtccccaccaaaggatgtagtcccttttagcaatttgttagcaaccgccatttttaagacacaataaaggtttaaaaaaatcacaagcaggttataactggtgtgttttatgtcatagatccaaacgtgaaaatatttagtggctttgttaaccacagaccttatttcaggcgatttagcaaaaacccattcaaaaatcccatagactttagtgcgatggaactggaagtcctaaaatgctaactcgcttccgggttttgcctacaaaaacacgtcatccctgaggtaatCTATAATGAGTCGGCGATCtaacgtagaacctggaagtgctggatgtaaacaacatatgagaatgacacagaagagaagatattgttgaataaagtcgttatttttgttttgtttttgcgcacaaaaagtattctcgtcgcttcataaaattaaggttgaaccaccgtagtcacatcgacggttttaacaatgtacctttctggaccttgacagtgttgattatattgctgtctatggacgagtcatatacctctcggatttcatcaaaaagatcttaatttgtgttgcgaagatgaacgaaggacttatggtgatgatacacagggcaactttttgagcaatgttgccaggTAATTTTGCAGAGCGATTTTgtttgggcactttcccattgagaatgggcaacaaatttcgatctaaagtgtccagatagaaatttgttgcccattctcggTGAGAAAGTGCCCATGAAATATCgctcggcaacattgctcaaaaagttgccccgtgtatcatcaccttcacgggtttggaacgacatgagggtgagtaattaatgacagaattttcatttttgtgtgaactaaccctttaatagacaGCTGAaccgttgtcatttaggaataataTCGCGTGGGTGTTTGGATCGATATTGCAATCTTTTTACggttaatcatgcagctctagttCTTAGTGCTGAGAAAAAATAACGACTCATATCTTGGCAAATGACAATACGTCATTTCAGATCAACAACAGCATTGAACTTCAAGGAGGCAAAAACTGCCTGGAGGACAACGAGCATGCGGTACGGATGGTCCTGGCCATGATCATCGCCTTCTTCGTCTGCTGGCTGCCTTACACCGCCATCTCTGTGGTTGTGGTAGTGAATCCAGAGATCTACATCCCACCTCTGGTCGCCACCATGCCTATGTACTTCGCCAAAACCAGTCCGGTCTACAATCCCATCATCTACTTCCTTACTAACAAACGGGTCTGTTTAATGTGCCTGCATCTTCTTTTACAGAGTCTATTGATATTTATTATGGTAGGCCTAGTGTGCAATGAAACGCCCCAGTCATTCtctgaaaaatgtttgtccagTTCCGAGAGTCCTCTCTGGAAATCCTGTCCTGTGGTCGATACATCCCTCGTGACACTGCTGGTGTAATGATGTGCTCAACGCAGAGGAGCCAAAGCAGGGATATTCCAGTCTGATCTGAGGTCTGTCAGTGTGAATCATTGTGTTATTACTGTTTACTAAGGGTTATAAtcataaaagtttgtggtcaaaaatattttttttaaagaaattaatagccTACTTTTATTTAGCGAGGATGAATAGTATGCAAgtatcatagtttccacaaactgttttcaacattgataataataagaaatgtttcttgagcagcaaatcatcatattagaatgatttctgaaggatcatgtgacactaaagactggagtattgatgctgaaaattcagctttgcatcaggaataaattacattttataataatattcaaatagaagagttatatttcacaatattgctgttatAGGCATACtgtattattgatcaaataaatgcagccttgatgagaatatgagaaaacattaaaaaatctatcAAAATATATCATATCATTAGCCAGTTTTAGAGCTTTTTAAAATCCATCAGTGTCGGaaaatattggatatttaattgttcatGATCATTTCCAATGTGCCATCATTTAATGCTCAATTAtggttaatctttaaaaacacgaataatttaaaaacacttttaaaatgtaatctgttgaaaatttcaaaatgaatacctattttttttattagcgtAGGCTACTGTTTATTATTGACTATTTATCAGTTATAggcataacatttttaatatcaatGCATCCGATATTCACCTAAAATTAAAGGAAAAGCacatgttaaaaaacaaaatagcctATTTTCTACACATgccaaaatgattaaaatgcagAGCAGTAACCAAGGTTAAAAAGTGGGCATCTTAATCCTAGATTAAAAGAGTAGGCCTAAAACCTTTCCCAAATTAAGCTCCTGAAAATAAGATTACTGATGTGATTTCTACGACAACAAGAGCATAAACAACAGCCTTAATCAAATATCAGTTCTTATTAGGACTATTCTGTTTAAAACAACAACTCACTTctcttaaatataaatatcttCGAAACTTTAGACCTTTACGAAATCAATTTTTACTACAAACAGCTAAATAAAACCTTAGTGGCGGAAATAAAGGGGAAGATAATTAAAATCACCCCTTGTGCTGTAATTGGCATTGTTCCGGTCTGGAGATGTCATCTAAATTgcctaaaacaaaaaaagcatccCTGGTGACCATCAACCCTGCAGGGTGTTAATTGAAAAAGGCAAACAAATGGAGAGCCATGGTAATGATGAGGGTTAAAATAAAGGGGTTTATTACCTCAGACTCAAAATGCAGCAGGCACGAGATGGAGTAAAACGTACAACTTTCTCAATATAGAATGTTaaaagacatggaattagtcgTTATTTGACTGGAGATGAGAAGTAATTTCACCGTTGTTTGGGGACAAGTGAACAACACATGGCAAGACACTATAGAAGTTGCATTTGTAGCTGCCAATTGCCTAGTTTTGCTGGTCACTTTACACGTCGGAATTCTCGCAAACTTGTTCGTGGCGTGGGCCGTACACCACCAGAAGTCGCTCCAGACGTCCAACAACGCTCTCCTGGTGAATCTGGCCGTTATTGACATCTTGCGATGCGCCATTGATTGCCCATTGCTCCTCAGCATTGTTTTGAGCGCGCGAGACCTCGGACTGCTTTTCTGCAGCGCGCAGATCGCGTCGTTTTCGCTCATCTGTTGCGTACAGTTGCTCACGCTCGCGTGTATCAGCGCCGAGCGATATCAAGCCATCGCACATCCGTTTAAAAGTACCGAGCGTAGAAAACGGATAACAGTGTGGATTCTCCTGACCTGGCTGGTTCCGATCTCCATATCGGTAATTTGCGTGATATTTGCGAAAGACTCGCCAGTGTACGTAAGATGCAGAGGTCTGCGGATGGAGACTTTCGACTCTTACGACACGTTTGGACTTTATATTTTGACTCCCGTCTGGTGCGTTTGTTTGACGGCCATCATTGGATTCTACGGCCGCATTTTCCTTTTAGTAAGAGCGCACGGGCGGAAAATATTCGATAAGGGTTCGTTTCTACCACCAGATAAGAAGAAAgaagataaaaaacaaaaacaggaggAAACAAAGACTAACATTAAAAGTGATACAGGTAAATCCACAGACAATGGATACTGATACTTTAAAACCGAATGAAAAAGAGCAGTCCGG contains:
- the LOC127507288 gene encoding tachykinin-like peptides receptor 86C, which produces MRSNFTVVWGQVNNTWQDTIEVAFVAANCLVLLVTLHVGILANLFVAWAVHHQKSLQTSNNALLVNLAVIDILRCAIDCPLLLSIVLSARDLGLLFCSAQIASFSLICCVQLLTLACISAERYQAIAHPFKSTERRKRITVWILLTWLVPISISVICVIFAKDSPVYVRCRGLRMETFDSYDTFGLYILTPVWCVCLTAIIGFYGRIFLLVRAHGRKIFDKGSFLPPDKKKEDKKQKQEETKTNIKSDTGKSTDNGY